A part of Candidatus Electrothrix aestuarii genomic DNA contains:
- a CDS encoding PIN domain-containing protein has protein sequence MILTDTGPLLALLDRRDAHHQRCLDFLRTLPPEPMRTTWPCFTEAMYLLGATGGYHYQSFLWKLVEEANLELHDLTDSEIKKMNALMRIYRDTPMDMADASLMAVAETMRLKQIFTIDNDFYIYRFADGSGPEVVP, from the coding sequence ATGATCCTGACCGATACCGGGCCGTTGTTGGCCCTACTCGACAGGAGAGATGCGCATCATCAGCGTTGCCTTGATTTTCTCAGGACGTTGCCGCCGGAACCCATGCGGACGACATGGCCTTGTTTCACTGAGGCGATGTATCTTCTTGGCGCAACAGGAGGTTATCACTATCAGTCATTTCTTTGGAAACTGGTGGAGGAGGCAAATCTGGAGCTGCATGACCTGACGGATTCTGAGATAAAAAAGATGAATGCCTTGATGAGGATATACCGGGATACGCCGATGGACATGGCTGATGCTTCTCTGATGGCCGTTGCTGAGACTATGCGTTTGAAGCAGATTTTCACCATTGACAATGATTTTTATATATACCGTTTTGCAGATGGCTCCGGGCCAGAAGTTGTTCCGTAA
- a CDS encoding nitrous oxide-stimulated promoter family protein gives MKHIGNKKKKSGRMQRETETVAVMIHKYCRLKHGGANELCRDCTELLDYANQRLAHCPFQEGKTTCGNCQVHCYKPSMREKIREVMRTIGPRMILSNPIMALQHAMDGLRKEPIQKKMEDG, from the coding sequence ATGAAACACATCGGAAATAAAAAGAAAAAATCAGGCCGCATGCAGCGCGAAACCGAGACCGTCGCGGTGATGATCCACAAGTATTGCCGGTTAAAGCATGGCGGTGCCAATGAACTCTGCAGAGACTGCACCGAGCTACTTGATTATGCAAACCAACGTCTCGCCCATTGCCCTTTTCAGGAGGGAAAAACAACCTGCGGTAATTGCCAGGTCCATTGCTATAAACCGAGTATGCGGGAGAAAATTCGTGAGGTGATGCGGACCATCGGTCCCCGGATGATCCTGAGCAATCCGATCATGGCCTTACAGCATGCGATGGATGGGCTGCGCAAGGAGCCGATACAAAAGAAGATGGAGGATGGTTGA
- a CDS encoding NAD(P)/FAD-dependent oxidoreductase, which yields MSDAIYDVVIIGAGPAGIQAAIHSTRKKTNVLMLGRFENSAIYPAHVENYACIDGVTDGEALLEAGRKQLERFGTEMRPDDVLKIAQEEDGHFTLELESGDSVTSRTLIFAMGVSKNKLAVPGEKELGGCGVSYCVDCDANFYRGDTVMVVGNQSAAIDGALTLLDYAAKVYLVAEELQGSEAMLEKLSNSAVELHTGEWVQEIIGQGKVEEILLKSGNKLKVEGVFIELGSKGALELATQVGVMLDTEQFKYIDVNRKQETNIPGIYAAGDIVGPPYQMAKAVGEGCVAGMEAAMFARKKRQ from the coding sequence ATGTCGGATGCAATCTACGATGTTGTTATCATCGGTGCAGGCCCTGCCGGTATTCAGGCGGCCATCCATTCAACCAGAAAAAAAACCAATGTCCTGATGCTGGGACGGTTTGAAAACAGCGCCATTTATCCAGCCCATGTGGAAAACTACGCCTGTATTGATGGAGTCACTGATGGCGAGGCTCTCCTGGAAGCAGGCAGAAAACAGCTGGAGCGTTTCGGCACAGAGATGCGGCCTGATGACGTCTTAAAAATCGCCCAGGAAGAAGACGGGCATTTTACCCTGGAGCTGGAAAGCGGCGACAGTGTCACCAGCCGAACCCTGATCTTTGCAATGGGTGTTTCCAAGAATAAGCTTGCTGTCCCCGGTGAAAAAGAGCTGGGAGGTTGCGGAGTAAGTTACTGTGTTGATTGCGATGCCAACTTCTATCGTGGCGACACGGTCATGGTAGTGGGTAACCAGAGCGCGGCCATTGATGGCGCCCTGACCCTGCTAGACTATGCCGCCAAAGTTTATCTGGTAGCAGAAGAGCTGCAAGGCTCCGAGGCCATGCTGGAAAAACTCAGCAATTCTGCGGTTGAATTGCACACTGGCGAGTGGGTGCAGGAGATTATCGGACAGGGAAAAGTCGAAGAAATTCTGCTCAAGAGTGGGAACAAGCTGAAAGTAGAAGGGGTATTTATCGAGCTGGGCTCCAAGGGGGCCTTAGAGTTAGCCACCCAGGTTGGCGTCATGCTGGATACAGAGCAGTTTAAATATATCGATGTGAATCGCAAGCAGGAAACCAATATCCCTGGTATCTATGCAGCGGGTGATATCGTCGGCCCTCCCTACCAAATGGCCAAGGCTGTGGGTGAAGGTTGCGTAGCGGGCATGGAAGCGGCTATGTTTGCCCGAAAGAAACGGCAGTAA
- the tolQ gene encoding protein TolQ, translated as MNLSVFSMMAHAGLVVKLVMLVLLVFSLFSWWIIISKYILFSRARYASEDFLADFWESKTLNNAYEAAQSFTLSPEASVFVSGFNELRKLSSARSERAKVETLQSKLASMDNLNRAVRKAQLVERDRLERSLAFLATTGSATPFIGLFGTVWGILTSFQEIGAHGSASLAVVAPGIAEALVATAAGLAVAIPAVIFYNFYSNKLADFESDIENFSFDFLNLVERDMLSRD; from the coding sequence GTGAATCTTTCTGTGTTCAGCATGATGGCGCATGCCGGTCTGGTGGTGAAGCTGGTTATGCTTGTCTTGCTTGTTTTTTCTTTGTTTTCCTGGTGGATTATTATATCCAAGTATATCCTGTTTTCCCGTGCCCGCTATGCATCGGAAGATTTTCTCGCAGATTTCTGGGAATCCAAGACCTTGAATAATGCCTACGAGGCAGCGCAGAGTTTCACCCTTAGCCCTGAGGCCTCGGTCTTTGTCTCCGGCTTTAACGAGTTGCGCAAGCTGAGTAGCGCACGGAGTGAACGAGCTAAGGTTGAGACCCTGCAAAGCAAGCTGGCCTCTATGGATAACCTGAACAGAGCGGTTCGTAAGGCCCAGTTGGTGGAAAGAGATCGCCTGGAGCGTTCCCTGGCTTTTTTGGCAACCACAGGCAGTGCCACCCCCTTTATCGGTTTATTCGGGACGGTGTGGGGTATCCTGACCTCGTTTCAGGAAATAGGAGCACACGGCTCGGCCTCGTTGGCTGTTGTTGCGCCGGGTATTGCCGAGGCCTTGGTTGCCACGGCAGCTGGTCTCGCTGTGGCGATTCCAGCAGTTATTTTTTATAACTTCTACTCGAACAAACTTGCTGATTTTGAATCAGATATTGAGAATTTTTCTTTTGATTTTTTAAATCTGGTTGAACGTGATATGCTGTCAAGAGACTAG
- the tolR gene encoding protein TolR, with translation MGPSGNRGRKGVVAEINVTPLVDVMLVLLIIFMVTAPMMTQGVDVDLPKTTAKALRQQDEPMVVQINAAGEIHLGNIQVPLALVRQELEKKPEEIKKEPVYLRADEKVPYGLVVQVMAQIKQAGFEKLGMITQPDDKEK, from the coding sequence ATGGGACCTTCCGGGAACAGAGGCCGAAAAGGCGTCGTCGCAGAGATTAACGTCACTCCGCTTGTGGACGTTATGTTGGTGCTGCTGATTATCTTTATGGTCACAGCCCCGATGATGACCCAAGGGGTGGACGTGGATTTGCCCAAAACCACGGCCAAGGCCCTGCGCCAGCAGGATGAGCCTATGGTGGTGCAGATCAACGCGGCAGGAGAGATACACCTCGGGAATATCCAGGTCCCTTTGGCTCTTGTACGGCAGGAGCTGGAAAAAAAGCCTGAGGAAATAAAAAAAGAACCGGTTTACCTGCGGGCCGACGAAAAGGTTCCCTATGGTTTGGTGGTACAGGTGATGGCCCAGATAAAGCAGGCTGGTTTTGAAAAGCTGGGTATGATTACTCAGCCGGACGATAAGGAGAAATAG
- the tolA gene encoding cell envelope integrity protein TolA produces MKGLYIGDTWEKFLAQRERLPSWKLPLSIAAVLHLAVFTGAAVFPDVGKKYEQDKVITIDLLSLSPAAPAPLTAQKGESQGEKQGGQSAQAEKPAQVKTIVQAAEQKKIVQKAQPAQVVVKPAPPEPKEQARELPVVVPKKVVLKPAQKKTSPPEPVAEVKSAQVKPVSLNPLKRKKQLAEDIRLAEEKERAEREKAQAARKKQQEQERLAALQKKEEKKRLAEQRKREQIAAEQQRKLAAQKKKQQEAEAKRKLAAQQRKNRALAEAARLAREAERAAEQARLEAARARNEYAAVSQTVSDLDSPVFSSGSSGTGSSSGGRSGSGSGIYGGHGSEQVNPAVLNQYTASLNGRISSHWQLPEILKTKSNLRTMVALTVRRDGSIEDMRIERKSGDSFFDQSVLKALQSATPLPGFPALIDKSTLEFALNFTPQGLAL; encoded by the coding sequence ATGAAGGGCTTATATATTGGTGACACCTGGGAAAAATTCTTGGCACAGCGGGAGCGCTTGCCGAGCTGGAAACTTCCCCTGAGTATAGCGGCAGTCCTTCATCTTGCTGTTTTTACAGGAGCTGCTGTTTTTCCAGATGTGGGAAAGAAGTATGAACAGGATAAGGTTATTACCATAGACCTGCTCTCACTGTCTCCGGCCGCACCTGCCCCGCTGACTGCACAGAAGGGCGAATCCCAGGGGGAAAAGCAGGGCGGCCAGTCTGCGCAGGCAGAGAAACCGGCGCAGGTCAAAACGATTGTCCAGGCGGCTGAGCAAAAGAAAATTGTGCAAAAAGCACAACCTGCGCAAGTGGTCGTCAAGCCTGCTCCCCCGGAACCGAAAGAACAGGCCCGGGAGCTCCCTGTTGTGGTGCCCAAAAAAGTTGTGCTGAAACCGGCGCAAAAAAAAACGTCACCTCCTGAGCCGGTTGCTGAGGTCAAGTCTGCCCAGGTCAAACCTGTTTCCCTTAATCCTTTAAAGCGCAAGAAACAGCTTGCTGAAGATATTCGTTTAGCTGAGGAAAAGGAGCGGGCTGAACGGGAGAAGGCGCAGGCAGCGCGGAAAAAACAGCAAGAGCAGGAACGACTTGCCGCTCTGCAAAAGAAGGAAGAAAAGAAACGCCTTGCTGAACAGCGGAAACGGGAACAGATCGCTGCTGAGCAACAAAGAAAGCTGGCTGCTCAAAAAAAGAAGCAGCAGGAAGCTGAGGCAAAGAGGAAGTTGGCTGCTCAGCAACGCAAAAATCGCGCCCTTGCTGAGGCCGCACGTTTAGCCCGTGAGGCTGAGCGGGCTGCGGAACAGGCTCGGCTTGAGGCGGCTCGGGCCAGGAATGAATATGCTGCTGTTTCTCAGACGGTTTCGGATTTGGATAGCCCTGTGTTTTCTTCTGGCAGTTCGGGAACGGGAAGTTCTTCCGGCGGAAGGAGTGGCTCAGGAAGCGGAATATATGGTGGACATGGTAGTGAGCAGGTCAATCCTGCTGTGTTAAATCAATATACGGCCTCACTGAATGGGAGAATAAGTAGCCATTGGCAGCTTCCTGAAATTCTCAAGACCAAATCCAACCTCAGGACTATGGTTGCTCTCACGGTCCGTCGGGATGGGTCCATAGAGGATATGCGGATTGAACGGAAATCTGGAGATAGTTTTTTTGATCAATCTGTGCTAAAGGCATTACAGAGTGCTACTCCTCTTCCTGGATTTCCTGCCCTTATCGATAAATCGACGCTGGAATTTGCCTTGAATTTTACCCCGCAAGGGCTGGCTCTTTAG
- the tolB gene encoding Tol-Pal system beta propeller repeat protein TolB — translation MCVSSASAERIYLDIASSGVRKLVVAVPSFIDEAGDPSTATGRNFSRLMEEGLRFHGFIQILDAQRYEGQRRPDWRGLGADYVVMGNYSKAGEGVSVAASLLDVVNGNMLATKSYKGTSAQQEDMALRLVDAMVKEFTGEAGVSRSAIAFVSDKTGRKEIYIADIFGRHIRQITRHHHLCVSPRFTADGSQLAYSSYHRGNQDLYLTDLDQNKKTRTLSRRNGMNLAPAFSPDKQTAVVTLSKDGNPDLYLINMEGDIIKRLTKRAGINVSPSFSPDGRAICFVSDRSGRPQVYIMDLQSMRVQRLTFDGKENVEPSWSPRGDKIVYTRLAEGRYHIYTIAVSGGTPTRLTHGAGSYESPTWSPDGRLIAFSRKLNGKIELYVAQANGEGMRPMFPFDGNQSYPRWSPRLH, via the coding sequence TTGTGCGTTTCCAGTGCCTCTGCCGAACGGATTTATCTGGATATTGCCAGCTCCGGTGTCCGTAAACTTGTTGTTGCCGTGCCATCATTTATTGATGAGGCTGGAGATCCAAGTACGGCTACAGGCCGGAATTTTTCCCGCCTGATGGAGGAGGGTTTACGCTTTCACGGTTTTATCCAGATCCTGGATGCTCAACGCTATGAAGGGCAACGCAGGCCGGATTGGCGGGGCCTTGGAGCGGATTATGTCGTTATGGGTAATTACAGCAAGGCGGGGGAGGGCGTCAGTGTTGCGGCTAGTCTGCTTGATGTCGTGAACGGGAATATGCTGGCAACCAAGAGTTATAAAGGTACCTCTGCCCAGCAGGAAGACATGGCTCTTCGTCTTGTTGATGCGATGGTTAAGGAGTTTACCGGCGAGGCAGGGGTGTCCCGAAGTGCTATTGCCTTTGTCTCCGATAAAACCGGGCGGAAGGAAATTTATATCGCCGATATCTTTGGTCGTCATATCCGTCAGATAACCCGTCATCACCATCTCTGTGTTTCTCCTCGTTTTACTGCTGACGGGAGCCAGCTGGCTTATTCCTCGTATCATCGGGGCAATCAGGATCTGTATCTGACCGATTTAGATCAGAATAAAAAGACCCGCACCTTGTCCCGGCGAAATGGCATGAATCTGGCTCCGGCTTTTTCTCCAGATAAGCAAACAGCTGTTGTGACCCTGAGTAAGGATGGTAATCCTGATCTATACCTTATAAATATGGAAGGGGATATTATTAAGCGTCTGACCAAGCGGGCAGGAATTAATGTCTCTCCATCTTTTTCTCCTGATGGCCGGGCAATATGTTTCGTTTCTGACCGAAGCGGCAGACCCCAGGTCTATATTATGGATCTGCAAAGTATGCGGGTGCAGCGCCTGACCTTTGATGGTAAGGAGAATGTTGAGCCCTCCTGGTCGCCACGGGGAGATAAAATTGTCTATACACGCCTTGCCGAAGGACGATATCATATTTATACTATTGCTGTCAGCGGGGGCACGCCCACTCGTCTAACCCATGGTGCGGGAAGCTACGAATCTCCGACCTGGTCTCCAGATGGCAGACTGATCGCCTTTTCCCGCAAGCTCAATGGAAAGATTGAACTTTATGTTGCACAGGCCAATGGAGAAGGGATGCGTCCGATGTTCCCTTTTGATGGCAATCAGTCCTATCCGCGTTGGTCACCTCGTTTACATTGA
- a CDS encoding tetratricopeptide repeat protein, which produces MKKIQTIALAGCSVLLLCQCASVDDVRRLNYQLRTMNQKVKEVEANTTNQVLKRTAESSSQLDNVAEETRELRTITEENLEVISRKREQDAQKIAELEDALQQLRHENRQIRSESDQLRSESGQIRRDNDMLIQSLEAKISKLSGSIERLSQARVYAAEKKARQAAERAEAAKRRAVLAAQAQQSENTTLLPSNRKVRKNYGTVVDAAPQHQTQLRINQPITRPTITPARQKEAVAPAVTQQPVRQVQQPVQRRVQQAQRVQEPPRQQAPLVEHPSQPQGMEDSLLAQGISQFKAKEYKSAYKVFEQVLAGRPANDQAAKTLYFMGECLFNLGEYDLAILDYQKVISNYSSNPHSSAALLRQGMSFERLTDHETAKIIYTKLTADYPNSREAGVARQRLESL; this is translated from the coding sequence ATGAAAAAAATACAAACTATTGCCCTTGCGGGGTGCTCGGTGCTCCTGCTGTGCCAGTGTGCAAGCGTGGATGATGTCCGAAGGCTCAACTACCAACTTCGCACCATGAACCAAAAAGTGAAGGAAGTTGAAGCCAATACAACGAATCAGGTGCTGAAGCGGACTGCAGAATCATCGAGCCAGTTGGATAACGTGGCGGAGGAAACGCGTGAGTTGCGGACTATCACAGAGGAAAATTTAGAAGTGATCAGTCGTAAGCGCGAGCAGGATGCACAAAAAATTGCTGAATTGGAAGATGCCCTGCAGCAATTACGCCACGAAAATAGGCAAATTCGTTCCGAGAGTGATCAGCTCCGTTCGGAAAGTGGCCAGATTCGACGGGATAATGACATGCTTATTCAGTCCCTTGAGGCGAAAATCAGCAAGCTTTCCGGGAGTATAGAACGATTAAGCCAGGCAAGAGTATATGCTGCGGAAAAGAAAGCACGGCAGGCGGCTGAGCGGGCAGAGGCGGCCAAGAGAAGGGCCGTACTGGCAGCGCAGGCGCAGCAGAGCGAGAATACGACCTTATTGCCGAGCAATAGAAAGGTTCGCAAAAATTACGGAACAGTGGTTGATGCTGCTCCTCAGCACCAGACACAGTTACGAATTAATCAGCCGATTACTCGCCCGACGATTACGCCAGCACGGCAGAAAGAGGCCGTGGCTCCGGCAGTCACGCAGCAGCCTGTCCGGCAGGTGCAACAACCTGTTCAGCGGCGGGTACAGCAGGCGCAAAGGGTACAGGAGCCTCCTCGACAGCAGGCTCCTCTTGTAGAGCATCCATCGCAGCCTCAAGGTATGGAAGATAGCTTGTTGGCACAAGGCATCTCACAGTTTAAAGCCAAAGAGTATAAGTCTGCGTACAAGGTTTTTGAACAGGTGCTTGCTGGTCGGCCTGCTAATGATCAGGCTGCAAAAACCCTTTATTTTATGGGTGAGTGTCTTTTTAACCTGGGAGAGTATGATCTGGCGATTCTTGATTATCAGAAAGTTATCTCAAATTACAGCAGCAACCCGCACAGTTCTGCGGCTCTGCTGCGCCAGGGGATGTCCTTTGAACGGCTGACTGATCATGAGACAGCCAAGATCATTTACACAAAGCTGACAGCTGATTATCCTAATAGCCGAGAGGCTGGAGTGGCAAGACAGCGCTTGGAAAGCCTGTAA
- a CDS encoding TlyA family RNA methyltransferase, with protein MPSKKRLDQLLIEREFAVDLKKAQALIGAGQVIVNTRSDYKAGSLVPVDSEIWLRQKKTAFVSRGGEKLAGGLRQLGINPANWVCADIGCSTGGFTDCLLRNGAAQVYAIDVGYGLLAWKLRQDKRVVLHERTNARYLSHEHIPVPLDLAVMDASFISLRPLLPPLLPLFGPVIRIIALVKPQFELAQDKIGSGGVVREVELHQEAIDSVKQFAEELGLCCRGEVASTICGAKGNQEFLLYFTAAKNIEKET; from the coding sequence TTGCCGTCAAAGAAGCGTTTGGATCAATTGCTGATAGAACGAGAGTTTGCTGTTGATCTGAAAAAGGCCCAAGCCCTGATAGGGGCAGGTCAGGTTATTGTCAATACCAGGAGCGATTACAAGGCAGGCAGTCTTGTCCCGGTGGACAGTGAGATCTGGCTGCGGCAAAAAAAAACAGCCTTTGTCAGCCGGGGTGGGGAAAAGCTGGCTGGAGGACTCAGGCAGTTAGGGATAAATCCGGCAAACTGGGTCTGTGCTGATATTGGTTGTTCAACCGGTGGCTTTACCGATTGTCTACTGAGGAATGGGGCAGCTCAGGTCTATGCCATAGATGTGGGATACGGTCTGCTGGCCTGGAAGTTGCGACAGGATAAGCGTGTTGTTCTGCACGAGCGCACCAATGCCCGTTATCTGAGCCATGAGCATATACCGGTTCCTCTTGACCTGGCGGTCATGGATGCCTCATTTATCTCTCTACGCCCCTTGCTCCCGCCGCTTCTGCCGCTCTTTGGTCCGGTTATTCGAATAATAGCCCTGGTCAAACCGCAGTTTGAGCTGGCTCAGGATAAAATTGGATCAGGTGGCGTTGTCCGTGAAGTAGAGCTACACCAGGAAGCTATTGATTCGGTAAAACAATTTGCAGAAGAACTGGGGTTGTGCTGTCGGGGCGAGGTTGCTTCAACGATCTGTGGGGCAAAGGGTAACCAGGAGTTTCTCTTGTACTTTACAGCTGCTAAAAATATTGAGAAAGAAACCTGA
- a CDS encoding SH3 domain-containing protein, which yields MRYRTLQEGVRVCMLTAALAVMLTGVAGAADFVSVVKDGVNLRSGPTTKHDVLFQLPAGYPLKVLEREKKWLKVSDYENDKGWIYASLVSDTPYVIVKVKEGNVRSGPGTNFDKIGKVVKDVIMKRVGRDGDWFKVSHPELTGWIYRNLVWPREAS from the coding sequence ATGCGATACCGAACTCTTCAGGAGGGAGTGAGAGTCTGTATGCTGACAGCAGCCTTGGCTGTGATGTTGACTGGCGTAGCTGGAGCTGCGGATTTTGTTTCAGTTGTGAAAGACGGGGTAAATCTTCGCTCCGGCCCAACAACCAAACATGATGTGCTTTTTCAGCTACCTGCCGGGTACCCCCTCAAGGTGCTGGAGCGGGAAAAAAAATGGCTGAAGGTCAGTGATTACGAGAACGATAAGGGTTGGATTTATGCCAGTCTTGTTTCTGACACCCCTTATGTAATTGTGAAGGTCAAGGAAGGGAATGTTCGTTCAGGTCCAGGTACAAATTTTGACAAGATCGGTAAGGTGGTAAAGGATGTTATCATGAAAAGGGTCGGTAGAGACGGTGACTGGTTTAAGGTCAGTCATCCTGAACTGACTGGTTGGATATACCGTAATCTTGTCTGGCCGAGAGAGGCAAGCTAA
- a CDS encoding pentapeptide repeat-containing protein, giving the protein MKKNKCIYLCVGLLLCSTVAPVTSRGASKEDIQKNFNRLVKTKQCPGCDLHGTVLTRMDLRGADLQGADLTGAKLSLSNLSKANLQNAILRKAILGGADFSGADLRGADLTGAKVAGAYLKEAILDQEIMQDQPYEPEELPESSPAGATVEGGEQKTDIEDVELSDPSAQAPAQEVLPSAEPADAVSIPSVSEDHVSADEMVAEPSLVAANEVPNEAVTESVPETLPEAEIAQEPELPEQPVAVAPASGEKKTPEVALPDLGGKTETTLRSKELVPLADVSEADAGGEEVLENTAQVERKAPELDEIPVIDTAPEQAEGSGEEKEAESSLWDSLTSLFHSDAEQEKKTAEKQAPSGDEKQERIAGLIAKKEKEAEKDAQSAAHELQKAESDKTEAIKSEAAAMPAESLSQPLSQSEKQQVGAYSVETFAQSKARLQGLAEKLLDKKRCVSCDLAGIDLKGKDLEEADLERADLSGAQLENADLHSANLKGVNFTDANLKNADLRKADLYLADFTNADLTGAQLEGALTDSTDFTGAIGAKLDVAHE; this is encoded by the coding sequence ATGAAAAAAAATAAGTGTATATATCTTTGCGTCGGTTTGTTGCTTTGCAGCACAGTTGCGCCTGTGACATCCAGGGGAGCCTCAAAAGAGGATATCCAGAAAAATTTTAATCGCCTGGTGAAGACCAAGCAATGTCCGGGCTGTGACCTGCATGGCACTGTCCTGACCAGAATGGACTTGAGGGGAGCTGACCTGCAAGGTGCTGATCTGACCGGTGCAAAGCTCAGTCTGAGTAATTTATCCAAGGCGAATCTGCAAAACGCCATCCTGCGAAAGGCGATCCTTGGTGGTGCGGATTTCTCTGGAGCGGACCTACGGGGCGCTGATTTAACTGGTGCAAAAGTGGCTGGAGCCTATCTGAAAGAGGCCATTCTGGATCAGGAAATTATGCAGGATCAGCCGTATGAGCCGGAAGAATTACCGGAGTCTTCGCCTGCTGGGGCTACTGTCGAGGGGGGCGAGCAAAAAACGGATATCGAAGACGTTGAGCTTTCTGATCCCTCTGCACAGGCACCTGCTCAGGAAGTTCTTCCTTCTGCTGAGCCTGCGGATGCGGTTTCAATTCCTTCGGTAAGTGAAGACCATGTCTCGGCAGATGAAATGGTTGCAGAGCCTTCCCTTGTCGCAGCCAATGAAGTACCTAATGAAGCAGTAACTGAGTCTGTCCCTGAAACCCTTCCCGAAGCAGAAATCGCTCAAGAACCTGAGCTGCCCGAACAACCAGTTGCAGTGGCTCCTGCCTCTGGTGAAAAAAAAACACCGGAGGTGGCTCTGCCTGATTTAGGCGGTAAGACAGAAACGACCCTGCGTTCGAAAGAACTGGTTCCCTTGGCGGATGTTTCAGAGGCAGATGCAGGAGGAGAAGAGGTGTTGGAAAATACGGCTCAGGTAGAAAGGAAAGCTCCTGAGCTTGATGAGATTCCGGTCATTGATACTGCGCCTGAGCAGGCTGAGGGGAGTGGAGAGGAAAAAGAGGCTGAATCGAGTCTCTGGGATAGCCTGACCTCCTTGTTTCATTCAGACGCAGAGCAAGAAAAAAAAACAGCGGAAAAGCAGGCTCCATCCGGTGATGAGAAACAAGAGCGGATAGCGGGACTAATCGCCAAAAAAGAAAAAGAAGCAGAAAAAGACGCGCAGTCGGCTGCCCATGAGCTGCAAAAAGCGGAGAGTGATAAGACTGAGGCTATAAAATCAGAGGCCGCCGCAATGCCAGCAGAATCTTTGTCTCAACCCTTGTCGCAGTCTGAAAAACAGCAGGTTGGTGCCTACTCCGTTGAGACCTTTGCCCAAAGCAAGGCCCGGTTACAAGGTTTGGCAGAAAAACTGCTTGATAAGAAGCGTTGTGTGTCCTGTGATCTGGCTGGGATAGACCTGAAGGGGAAGGATCTGGAAGAGGCTGATTTGGAACGAGCAGACCTCAGTGGGGCACAGCTGGAGAACGCAGACCTCCACTCTGCTAACCTGAAAGGAGTGAATTTTACGGATGCAAATCTGAAGAATGCAGATCTCCGCAAAGCAGATCTCTATCTGGCAGATTTCACAAATGCAGACCTCACAGGTGCGCAGTTAGAAGGAGCCCTTACTGACTCCACGGACTTTACCGGTGCGATCGGTGCCAAGCTTGATGTCGCACATGAGTAA
- the rpsT gene encoding 30S ribosomal protein S20 has product MANHKSAIKRHKQSQVRRMRNRINKSKMSTAVRRVEEALVAGAEDAAQEALKIAIPIIQKTAGKGTIHKKTASRKISRLTGRVNRMMPIG; this is encoded by the coding sequence ATGGCTAATCATAAGTCAGCAATCAAGAGGCACAAGCAATCCCAGGTACGCCGTATGCGTAACCGAATCAACAAATCAAAAATGAGCACCGCAGTGCGCCGTGTTGAAGAGGCTCTGGTGGCTGGTGCTGAGGACGCTGCGCAGGAAGCCCTGAAGATTGCAATTCCCATTATTCAAAAGACAGCAGGAAAAGGGACGATTCATAAGAAGACCGCATCCCGTAAGATTTCCAGGCTGACCGGACGAGTCAATCGTATGATGCCTATCGGTTGA